The proteins below are encoded in one region of Purpureocillium takamizusanense chromosome 11, complete sequence:
- a CDS encoding RNA-directed RNA polymerase (TransMembrane:1 (o1223-1241i)~EggNog:ENOG503NV3Z~COG:A) translates to MSKGEPTRRPQRTPRRDRCSADEHKPQTSSVTPRQGQAHHKSKRTPHKPRSSTRSSSRSSPGSSLQSESRAEWRQWRELTVRLSRLPADVTTEQLWQWFSPYGPVVWIDIFERGTGRNSTSARIRFEPPPKRAFWARGTVTVPHPNVRTYPHGLQLPVTMSWEPPRRWLVNSNTAHQREYPIKMTIGLQQLDLGTMVGPKAMMAMKSILPSSQSGSMKMELDVKNKWLNVYFPTVVDKDDWQELREFRFQVDITSIKNLHQTTTADGSTVWVLPLQRPPQYFWKMDDVEASFTDRSTIWSFTDLWFRATDIANDLNLPMKQPVAVHNEIDDPGYMEIGRWTTFRLVISQETEMGYINSPDLMQMALEDFNVAVHKSDAFDVRQAGKTMWDFLDHPPVAAEGNASALLELSASPVVHLPFEIRYQLEVCVSRGILNEHTVTLEFLQRLASLKPFDATRRLEYLVDQGETMYDPMALFEHPDAEAYIPNLKTPHYCNLVRKAVITPTTIRYNSPTVETSNRVMRKYNHIQDRFLRVQFIEEAEQGRIAINKKQNDEIWKRIFRALYQGIRIGDRVYEFLGFGSSQLRQCGVYFFCPTEHLSCDDIRKWMGHFSHIRVVAKYAARLGQCFSTTREIRGIFRPAVKAIADIERDGYCFTDGVGKISQFLASLIIEEMTLDVFDEPTAFQFRMGGCKGVLAVWPQAQGMQVHVRHSQEKFKAVANGLEIIRCAKFSTATLNRQTITILECLGVPAGAFLNLLNQQIREYQKAMRDNSVAVGLLTKFVDENQSTLVLAELLKAGFRTDDVQEPFTLNLLNLWRSWSLKLLKEKARIQIEKSAFVLGCVDETGTLRGHSVATEGAKNKDVNKLPQVFLQLTDPARYDETIIVKGVCIVGRNPSLHPGDIRVVQAVDNPRLHHLRDVVVFASTGDRPVPNMLSGGDLDGDDFFVIWDPNLIPTEWNFPPMSYTPSKPLELQRDVEVNDIRDFFVKYMKNDVLPLIATSHLAHCDLEEDGPKSQICLYLAELHSKAVDFPKTGDPAEWDLSLQPKRWPHFMEKRSSYRSTKALGVLYDKVVRQTIEFQPDWEHAFDQRILCRYQLGDDILQAARKVKQQYDLSVRRVLTQHDVATEFELYSGWSMSRPAIGSDYKRSEDLGQEYDAIKTRFRELCYEAAGGSDDDKLDKFVAAMYKVTEEEVKVALYEPDGEAAEGSGEAQAAPHRLKEPRFMPLISFPWLFHWVLIRIASGGQYQPKRSHLAASRRKAHGHSDSAVQYPTDPGKAVRTAADVCIPSGSEVGSSATFLDGDDLISFGTLDEFDMPLTTSGDESGLLISSPGGDSVASLLDAPAQDEPSGRLGAGASMRVIMSPGLEFRDTSAEPEQVETQSREEIDLFDDDDDDNDLNIDENGGHGVDGSSHGCENESHGGDSGDDYERVGVSDKDGAADEREGSTAMDRFAALIGFDEDD, encoded by the exons ATGTCCAAGGGGGAGCCCACGCGCCGTCCCCAGAGGACTCCACGTCGGGACAGATGCTCAGCTGACGAGCACAAACCGCAAACTTCTTCAGTGACCCCCCGGCAGGGTCAGGCGCACCACAAGTCGAAGCGAACTCCTCATAAgccaaggagctcgaccAGGAGCTCatccaggagctcgccggGGAGCTCGCTGCAGTCAGAGTCCAGAGCAGAatggcggcagtggcgcgAATTAACCGTGAGGCTGAGTCGTCTGCCGGCCGACGTGACGACGGAGCAACTGTGGCAATGGTTCTCGCCCTACGGTCCTGTCGTCTGGATAGACATCTTCGAGAGAGGGACAGGTCGCAATAGTACGTCCGCTCGAATCCGCTTCGAGCCGCCACCGAAACGCGCGTTTTGGGCTCGCggcaccgtcaccgtcccGCACCCAAACGTGCGCACATACCCTCACGGCCTTCAACTCCCCGTCACCATGAGTTGGGAGCCTCCGCGTAGATGGCTCGTCAACAGCAACACGGCTCACCAGCGAGAGTATCCGATCAAGATGACCAtcgggctgcagcagctcgacctCGGAACCATGGTTGGGCCCAAAGCCATGATGGCCATGAAATCAATTTTACCCTCGTCCCAGTCAGGCTCCATGAAGATGGAGCTCGACGTCAAGAACAAATGGCTCAACGTCTACTTTCCCACCGTCGTGGACAAGGACGACTGGCAGGAACTTCGAGAGTTTCGCTTTCAGGTCGACATTACCAGCATCAAGAATTTGCACCAGACCACAACGGCGGATGGAAGCACTGTGTGGGTGCTGCCTCTACAGCGCCCACCTCAGTACTTTTGGAAGatggacgacgtcgaggcctcCTTCACCGACAGGTCTACAATATGGAGCTTCACTGACCTGTGGTTCCGCGCGACGGACATCGCCAACGATCTAAACCTTCCAATGAAGCAGCCAGTCGCCGTGCACAATGAAATAGATGACCCCGGCTATATGGAGATTGGCCGCTGGACCACGTTTCGTCTCGTCATCTCACAAGAGACCGAAATGGGGTACATCAATTCACCAGACCTCATGCAGATGGCGCTCGAGGACTTCAACGTTGCGGTGCATAAAAGTGACGCGTTCGACGTTCGCCAAGCCGGAAAGACAATGTGGGACTTTCTCGACCACCcacctgtcgccgccgaagggAACGCGTCGGCCTTGCTGGAACTCTCAGCATCCCCCGTCGTTCACCTACCCTTCGAGATCCGCTACCAGCTCGAAGTTTGCGTTTCTCGTGGCATTCTCAATGAGCACACGGTAACCCTCGAATTCTTGCAGAGGCTAGCGAGTTTGAAACCCTTCGACGCCACGCGCCGTCTGGAATATCTCGTCGATCAGGGAGAGACCATGTACGATCCCATGGCGCTCTTTGAACACCCCGACGCTGAAGCCTACATCCCCAATCTCAAGACGCCACACTACTGCAACCTAGTCCGCAAGGCAGTCATCACTCCCACGACGATACGATACAACTCTCCAACGGTGGAGACGTCTAACCGGGTAATGCGCAAATACAATCACATTCAGGATCGCTTCTTGCGGGTTCAATTCATAGAAGAAGCTGAACagggccgcatcgccatcaacAAGAAGCAGAACGACGAGATTTGGAAGCGCATATTCAGGGCGCTATACCAGGGTATTCGGATAGGCGATCGAGTGTACGAGTTTCTTGGTTTTGGCAGCTCGCAGCTGAGACAGTGCGGCGTCTACTTCTTCTGCCCGACGGAGCATCTGTCGTGCGACGATATCCGAAAGTGGATGGGCCATTTCAGCCACATCCGAGTCGTTGCAAAGtatgccgcccgcctcggtcAGTGCTTTTCGACGACCAGAGAGATACGCGGCATATTCCGCCCCGCAGTCAAGGCGATAGCCGACATCGAACGCGATGGATACTGCTTCAccgatggcgtcggcaagATCTCGCAGTTTCTCGCCAGCCTCATCATCGAAGAGATGACGTTGGACGTCTTCGATGAGCCCACTGCGTTTCAGTTTCGAATGGGGGGCTGCAAGGGAGTCCTGGCGGTCTGGCCGCAGGCCCAGGGGATGCAAGTACATGTTCGCCATTCCCAAGAAAAGTTCAAGGCGGTGGCCAACGGCTTGGAGATTATTCGCTGCGCCAAGTTCtccacggcgacgctgaaTCGACAAACCATTACCATCCTCGAATGCCTCGGCGTCCCTGCCGGTGCGTTTCTAAACCTTCTCAATCAGCAAATTCGAGAATACCAAAAGGCAATGCGGGACAactccgtcgccgttggaCTCTTGACCAAGTTTGTCGACGAGAACCAGTCAacgctggtgctggcggagctgctcaaggcTGGCTTCAGAACGGACGACGTCCAAGAACCATTTACACTGAATCTTTTGAACCTCTGGAGGTCTTGGTCCCTCAAGCTACTGAAAGAGAAGGCTCGGATCCAGATCGAAAAGAGCGCTTTTGTGCTCGGCTGCGTCGACGAAACCGGCACGTTGAGGGGCCACTCGGTGGCAACAGAAGGTgccaagaacaaggacgTAAACAAGCTGCCCCAAGTCTTCTTGCAGCTAACAGACCCGGCTCGTTATGACGagaccatcatcgtcaaggGCGTGTGTATTGTCGGTCGCAACCCCTCGCTCCACCCCGGTGACATACGCGTCGTGCAAGCCGTCGACAACCCTCGTCTGCACCACCTCAGGGACGTGGTCGTGTTTGCGTCGACAGGGGACCGCCCCGTCCCCAACATGCTCTCCGGTGGAGACTTGGACGGCGATGACTTCTTCGTCATCTGGGATCCCAATCTGATACCGACGGAGTGGAACTTTCCGCCCATGAGCTATACCCCGTCGAAACCTCTGGAGCTGCAAAGAGACGTCGAAGTCAACGACATTCGCGATTTCTTCGTCAAGTACATGAAGAATGATGTTCTTCCATTGATCGCGACCTCACACCTGGCACACTGTGACCTCGAAGAGGATGGGCCGAAGTCGCAAATAT GCTTGTACTTGGCAGAGCTACACTCCAAGGCCGTCGACTTCCCCAAAACAGGCGACCCGGCCGAGTGGGATTTGAGCCTGCAGCCGAAGAGATGGCCGCACTTTATGGAGAAGCGTAGCTCGTACCGGTCGACGAAAGCGTTGGGAGTGCTCTACGACAAGGTCGTGCGGCAGACCATCGAGTTTCAGCCTGACTGGGAGCACGCCTTTGATCAAAGAATACTCTGCCGGTACCAACTCGGCGACGATATCCTCCAGGCTGCGCGAAAAGTCAAGCAGCAATACGACTTATCCGTTCGCCGGGTCCTCACGCAGCACGACGTCGCCACCGAGTTCGAACTGTACAGCGGATGGTCGATGTCGCGTCCGGCAATCGGCAGTGACTACAAGCGCTCGGAAGATCTTGGCCAGGAGTACGACGCCATCAAGACCCGCTTCCGCGAGCTTTGCTACgaggcagcgggcggcagtgacgacgacaagctaGACAAGTTCGTCGCAGCCATGTACAAGGtgaccgaggaggaggtcaaGGTTGCGCTGTATGAGCccgatggcgaggccgccgaagGGTCCGGCGAGGCCCAAGCCGCCCCCCATCGCCTCAAGGAACCTAGATTCATGCCGCTTATCAGCTTCCCTTGGTTATTCCACTGGGTCCTTATCCGCATCGCTTCTGGTGGCCAATACCAACCCAAGAGGTCGCACCTGGCCGCGTCCAGGCGCAAGGCGCACGGGCACAGCGATAGCGCCGTGCAGTATCCCACCGACCCTGGGAAAGCAGTAAGAACGGCGGCAGACGTGTGCATTCCTAGTGGTAGTGAGGTTGGCAGCTCCGCGACGttccttgacggcgacgatctCATCAGTTTTGGCACGCTCGACGAGTTCGACATGCCGCTTACTACtagcggcgacgagtcgggTCTCTTGATCAGCTCTCCGGGTGGCGATAGTGTTGCAAGCCTCTTGGATGCGCCTGCTCAGGACGAGCCGTCGGGTAGACTCGGGGCAGGCGCATCCATGAGAGTCATCATGAGCCCTGGGCTCGAGTTCCGCGATACCagcgccgagcccgagcagGTTGAGACTCAAAGCCGTGAGGAAATAGACCTttttgacgacgacgacgacgacaacgacttGAATATTGACGAGAATGGAGGCCACGGAGTTGatggcagcagccatggctgCGAAAATGAGAGCCACGGAGGTGACAGTGGCGACGACTACGAAAGGGTTGGCGTCTCCGACAAGGATGGCGCAGCGGATGAGCGGGAGGGAAGCACTGCTATGGACAGGTTTGCCGCGCTCATCGGCTTTGACGAAGACGACTAG
- a CDS encoding uncharacterized protein (EggNog:ENOG503Q1F3) codes for MDFTGQYAFASAPPYSSFAPIPPLTPGQSGPSDEYTHTTPDSFEAIPAAEPFHAFNIPNGFAGNGHHGFVGPPTPPNQNGVNPGYPQHQQHQQQHQPLAHQRQPALSRSVSSNGTMPGPKSDIGADDSGGARGGSEDDDNLTPAQSRRKAQNRAAQRAFRERKEKHVKDLETKLASLEAAQQEASVENERLKRDLQKMSTENEILRATSSMGAGHGGQPSSHHHSPSPPITTAPMRYNPTDFYSNVLQNHANKHPSHRITTSDQGERLLAAGATWDYIIATDLFKRGLVDVGGVSEHLKDCARCDGQGPVFAESDILRAIEHSVASGSDDLL; via the exons ATGGATTTCACGGGGCAGTACGCCTTtgcttcggcgccgccctACTCGTCTTTTGCGCCCATCCCGCCTCTCACGCCGGGCCAGTCGGGACCATCCGACGAGTACACTCACACAACGCCC GACTCCTTCGAGGCCATCCCCGCCGCTGAGCCCTTCCATGCCTTCAACATCCCAAACGGCTTCGCCGGCAATGGCCATCATGGCTTCGTCGGGCCCCCGACCCCGCCGAACCAGAATGGCGTCAACCCGGGCTACCCccagcatcaacaacaccaacaacaacaccagcCTCTGGCCCATCAGCGCCAGCCCGCTCTCTCGAGGAGCGTCAGCTCAAACGGGACCATGCCCGGCCCCAAGAGCGacatcggcgccgacgactcgGGCGGGGCGCGTGGTggcagcgaggacgacgataACCTGACGCCCGCCCAGTCGAGGAGAAAAGCCCAGAACCGAGCTGC CCAGCGAGCGTTCCGCGAGAGAAAGGAAAAGCACGTCAAGGACCTCGAGACCAAGCTGgccagcctcgaggccgcccagcaAGAGGCCTCGGTCGAGAATGAGCGCCTCAAGCGCGACCTGCAGAAAATGTCCACAGAGAACGAGATTCTGcgcgccacctcgtccatgggggccggccacggcggccagccgagctcccaccaccactccccctcgccgcccatcacCACGGCCCCGATGAGGTACAACCCCACCGACTTCTACTCCAACGTGCTCCAGAACCACGCCAACAAGCACCCCTCGCACCGCATCACCACGTCGGACCAGGGCgagcgcctgctcgccgccggcgcgacgTGGGACtacatcatcgccaccgaCCTCTTCaagcgcggcctcgtcgacgtgggcggcgtcagcgagCATCTCAAGGACTGTGCCCGCtgcgacggccagggcccCGTCTTTGCCGAGTCGGATATCCTCCGCGCCATTGAGCATAGCGTCGCGAGCGGCTCCGACGACTTGTTATAG
- the EPT1 gene encoding Phosphotransferase (EggNog:ENOG503NUD8~TransMembrane:8 (i50-68o80-98i180-199o227-248i260-281o293-313i320-340o360-388i)~COG:I), translated as MVYVRQKNLPALREYKYSAVDRSLVSKYILKPFYTNFVIKCFPMWIAPNLITLTGFMFVVVNVLTLLWYNPTLDHDCPSWVYYSWALGLFLYQTFDAVDGSQARRTKQSGPLGELFDHGVDALNTSLEVLIFAASQNMGQGWKTVATLFASLLTFYVQTWDEYHTKTLTLGIVNGPVEGVLILVAVYALTGFLGGAHIWQRSMLRTLGVPQDLGIPPMVYELSFTDWYLVQGAVVLVLNTVESSLNVIRARRAKGDRSRGALLGLLPFFGMWVLIVAYLFLNEDILHNHLVPFVLFAGLVNAYSVGQMITAHLTKMRFPYWNVLGIPLVFGVVDALGPFLQQRYGFGWPSSIGDGEYQVGFVFLMFGTALGVYGSFAVDVIVTICDYLDIWCLTIKHHYDESGNPISNGKTKKF; from the exons atggttTACGTCCGTCAAAAGAACCTCCCGGCGCTCCGGGAGTACAAGTACTCCGCCGTCGACCGTTCGCTCGTGTCCAAGTACATCTTGAAGCCCTTCTACACAAATTTCGTCATCAAGTGCTTCCCCATGTGGATAGCGCCGAACCTCATCACCCTGACCGGCTTCatgttcgtcgtcgtcaacgtcttGACGCTGCTGTGGTACAACCCGACCCTCGACCACGACTGCCCCAGCTGGGTCTACTACAGCTGGGCTCTCGGCCTTTTCTTATACCAGACCtttgacgccgtcgatggctCCCAGGC TCGACGAACCAAGCAGTCCGGTcccctcggcgagctgtTCGACCATGGCGTGGACGCGCTCAACACCAGTCTCGAGGTTCTCAtcttcgccgcctcccaaaaTATGGGTCAGGGCTGGAAGACGGTAGCGACCCTGTTCGCAT CGCTCCTCACCTTTTACGTACAGACCTGGGACGAATACCATACCAAGACGCTGACCCTGGGCATTGTCAACGGACCCGTCGAGGGCGttctcatcctcgtcgccgtctacGCCCTCACCGGCttccttggcggcgcccacATCTGGCAGCGGAGCATGCTTCGCACCCTCGGCGTCCCCCAGGATCTCGGCATCCCGCCCATGGTCTACGAACTGTCCTTTACCGACTGGTACCTGGTCCAGggtgccgtcgtcctcgtcctcaacaCCGTCGAGTCCTCGCTCAACGTCATccgcgctcgccgcgccaAGGGCGACCGCTCCCGCGGTgcgctgctcggcctgcTCCCCTTCTTCGGCATGTGGGTCCTGATCGTCGCGTATCTGTTCCTCAACGAGGACATCCTGCACAACCATCTCGTCCCATTTGTGCTctttgccggcctcgtcaaTGCCTACAGCGTCGGCCAGATGATCACCGCCCACCTCACCAAGATGCGCTTCCCCTACTGGaacgtcctcggcatcccGCTGGTgtttggcgtcgtcgacgcgctcggcCCCTTCCTTCAGCAGCGATACGGCTTCGGCTGGCCCAGCTCcattggcgacggcgagtaCCAGGTCGGCTTTGTCTTCCTCATGTTTGGCACCGCCCTCGGTGTCTACGGCAGCTTCGCCGTTGACGTCATCGTTACCATCTGCGACTACCTCGACATCTGGTGCCTCACCATCAAGCACCACTACGACGAGAGTGGTAACCCAATCTCCAACGGCAAGACAAAGAAGTTTTAG